The DNA segment GGTGAATACAATGCCATCCATCGTAGGCCCAATCAAGATTAACAGTGTTGGTGGCGGGGTCATCAACTTTGGAGATTCTTTCTACATTTCTCCAAAGAGCTCGTCTAAAGCAAACGCAGGTTCCGGTTCGAACAATACAGGTGATTTCATTAATACGAATAACGGAATCAGTACATCCAATCCATTCGATCCGGATGCGCTTGACCAACCAAACGTTTCTACGTAATCAATGGAAG comes from the Pontibacillus halophilus JSM 076056 = DSM 19796 genome and includes:
- a CDS encoding spore germination protein — translated: MPSIVGPIKINSVGGGVINFGDSFYISPKSSSKANAGSGSNNTGDFINTNNGISTSNPFDPDALDQPNVST